The genomic window GTTTTCGAAGAGGATAGTGTCTCCCATAAAAGAAATGATACGGGTGACAAAGGAATTTTCAAGAGGAAATTTTACAGAATTGATTCAAACCAGGTCCGATAACGAATTGGGAGAACTGGGAGATACCCTCAATTTTATGGCTGCCAGGCTTGAAAAATCGCTGCAAGAACTGGATGACAGGACTACAAAAATGGAAGCCATTCTTAGAGGAATGGTGGATGGGGTCCTTGCCGTGGATAATACCGGCAGGATACTTCTGGTAAATCCCGCGGCTGAAAAAATGTTTAATATCAGCGCAAAAAATGCATCCGGCAGGCATTTAATTGAAGTAATAAGGAATTATGAACTGAATGAATTTATAAACGCATCTTTAAAAAAAGGAATTGTTTCATTTAAAGAGCTGATTTTATTGCCGGGAGAGCAAATTTTGAGGGTTCATGTGAGCCCCTTCAGGGACTATTCGGGGAAAACCTTCGGCATAGTGGCAGTCATTAGAGATATAACGGAACTTCGCAGGCTTGAGAAAGTGCGCTCTGATTTTGTGGCTAACGTTTCCCACGAGCTAAGAACACCGCTAACTTCCATAAAGGGCTTTGTGGAGACCTTGCTGGACGGAGCTTATAAGGATCCCAATCTTGCTAAAAGATTTCTTAATATAATCGACTTTGAAACGGGAAGACTTTACCGGCTAATAAATGACCTTCTGGATCTGTCACAACTGGAAACCAATCAGGTAAAGCTAAACATGGAAAATGTCAAATTGCCTGTTATAATAGAAGAAATAATGATGATATTTGATGTCCGATTGAAAGAAAAAAACTTGAGTTTTTCCACACATTTTCCCGAAAATCTTCCGGAGGTAAAAGCTGACCCTGACTGGCTGCGGCAGGTATTCATAAATCTTGTGGACAATGCGGTGAAATTCACTCCCCGTAATGGAAAAATATGGATTGAAGCTGCGGAGAAAGGCAATTTTGTAGAAATACGGGTTTGTGATACGGGCATAGGTATTCCAAAAGAGGATATACCCAGGCTTTTTGAAAGATTTTACCGGGTGGATAAGGCCAGGTCCCGGCAGATGGGAGGAACGGGCCTGGGCCTTTCAATTGTTAAACATATTATTAAATCTCTGGGCGGAGAAATAAAAGTGGAAAGCAAAGTCGGTGAAGGAAGTAAATTCATCTTTTTATTGCAAAAAGCGGATTAACAATTTGTTTAAATAAAATTAAACAAAAATTAACATAAAATGTTTTAATATAGATATAAGGGAGGCGATTAAGATAGAAAATAAAATTTACACTGAGGGGTTAAACCTTTATTATGGCAAATTTCAGGCTCTTAAGGGTATTAAGATGGAGGTGAAAAAGAATAAGGTCACAGCACTTATTGGACCATCTGGATGTGGAAAATCCACCTTTTTGAGAACACTGAACCGTATGAATGACCTCATAGAAGATGCACGCATAGAAGGTAAAATTTTTCTGGATAATAAAAATATTTATGACCCGGATGTGGATGTGGTTGATCTCAGAAAACGTGTTGGGATGGTGTTTCAAAAGCCAAATCCCTTTCCCATGTCCATATATGATAATGTCGCATATGGCCCTAGAATCCACGGCGACAGGGATAAGAAGAAACTGGATGAAATAGTTGAAAAAAGTCTCCGGGGGGCGGCTCTGTGGGACGAGGTGAAAGACCGTTTGCGGGATTCGGCATTGGGATTGTCAGGAGGCCAGCAGCAGAGGCTGTGCATTGCTAGAGTGCTGGCTGTAGAGCCCGAGGTTGTTTTGATGGATGAGCCGTGTTCCGCCCTGGACCCCATTTCTACCATGAAAATCGAAGAGTTGATTGAACAGCTCAAGGAAAATTACACAATTGTAATCGTTACCCATAATATGCAGCAGGCTGGTAGAATATCGGACTATACGGCTTTTTTCTTGACCGGTGAGATTATTGAATTTGGATTGACGGAAGAACTGTTTTATAATCCCAAAAATAAAAAGACAGAAGATTATATTACGGGCCGTTTCGGTTAATTTATATTGGGGACGTTCCTCCGCCTCCCCCAGCTGACTGCCCTAGAAGAGGAGGCGCTCCCCTAACATTAAAGGAGGTAATGTAAAATGATTTCAACACGGCCTTCTTTTGACAGGGAACTGCAGGAACTTCAGCAGGACATACTCAGAATGGGAAGTATGGTGGAACAGCAAATTTACAATGCGGTGGAATCGCTGGTAAAAAAAGATGAAAAATTGGCTAAAAAGGTTATAGAAGATGATGATATTGTGGATGACATGGAACACCAGATAGAAGATAAGTGTGTGAAGCTCATTGCAAGACAGCACCCGCTGGCAAAAGATTTACGGGTAATTTTCACGGGGGTTAAGATCGCCACCGACCTTGAAAGAATGTCCGACAATTCCATAGACATCGCCAGGACCACCATAAGATTGCTGGGGCAGCAGTATATCAAACCTTTAATTGATATACCCCGTATGGCGTATTTGACCAGGGAAATGGTGAGGACAGCCCTGGATGCATATATTAACCAGGACGTGGAAGCAGCCCAGAGGGTCTGCAATTCCGATGATGAAATTGACCACCTTTATTCACAAATCTTCAGGGAACTTCTGGTCATAATGATGGAAGACCCAAAGACCATATCCCAGGCAACACAACTGCTTTTTGTAGGAAGATACCTGGAACGCATTGCGGACCATGCCACGAACCTGGGCGAGTGGATAATATACCTTGTCACTGGCGAAAAGAAAGAACTGAATAATTAAGAAAAGGCAGCCGAAAACCGGCTGCTTTTATTTTGTGTGTAGAATAAATTAAAAAATCCCAGGGCAACATAAGAATAGAAATTTCTTCAAATAGGCGAGGTGTTTTCCATGCCCGTGGGAGTTATTTTACTGCTGGTAATAGCAGTGCTTATTTATTTTGGTCTTTTGCATAGGGTTCTTGACAGGATGCATATGTCAGACAAAGTGGCTTTTGTCTTTATAGGAGCCATGATATTGGGCACATTTTTACCCAATATTCCCTTGAGTCCCGGATTATCAATAAACCTGGGAGGCGGGGTGGTGCCCATAGTTGTTGCCATATACCTGATTGCCACGTCAGATACGGGGCTGGAAAAAATGAGAGCCATTGCGGCATCGATTATTACGGGGATAGTGATATATACCGCAGGAAGACTGCTGCCCGCAGAGCCCGGGACCATGTTCATAGACCCCATGATAGCATTTTCCATCCTGGCAGGTATAGTGGCGTATATATTCGGCCGCTCCCGCCGGGGAGCTTTCATTGCGGGTATTTTTGGAGTGGTTATCAGTGATATTATATATGCCCTGGGTGTAACCACAAGGCCTATCGGCACGGTGATAGGCGGAGCGGGAGTGTTTGATGCGGCCATAATTGCCGGAGTTATAGGAGTGGCATTGTGTGAAATTGTGGGAGAAACCCGCGAGAGGCTCCAGGGTGGTACGGCCAAAGCAGACAAAAAGCCCCGGGAAAATCCGGAAATGGCCAGTATGCTGGTAAAGGATGAGGAAAATTCATCGAAAGAAGGTGAATATAGTAATGATGAAGGGAATAATTAAAACAATAGCCGTAAGCCTGCTTTTTGCACTCACCTTATATACATTTTGCTCCATGGCGCTGGCCGAAGAAGAGAAGGAAGATGGCTACTTTACTGTATATGAAGAAGGAACAAATAAGAAGATATTTGCCACCAGCATGATAGTAAGTATAGGCGACCAGTACCTGGACGAGGAAAATAATTTTTATGAAGTTGTAAAGGTTTCTGGAGATAAAGCATATGCCAGGTTTAAACAAAAGGTGGACATCGAGCGTTCGCTGGATTACCCCGAGGCTAAAGCTATGGCTGCGGCCGCTCAGGAGGATTATAACACTTTAAAAGCCGCGGAGCTCAAGAAAGATAGGGTTATTGCCATATACCATACCCACAGCGATGAATCATATATACCTACCGATGGCACATCCAGCATTCCGTATAAAGGCGGGATATTTAAAGTCGGGGATTCCCTTACGGCGGCTTTGGAAAGAAAAGGTATAAAAGTCACTCATTCCTTGAAACCGCATGACCCCCATGATTCCATGGCATATCAAAGGTCGCGCCGTACTGCCATGGACCTTTTGAAAAATGGGCCCGATGCATTGGTTGATGTCCAT from Biomaibacter acetigenes includes these protein-coding regions:
- the pnpS gene encoding two-component system histidine kinase PnpS; protein product: MQKQLSKALILLIILSVSIVGLFSFIVLEDYYLKSVKADLLSDALLARDIIGPYLADTKQQSLQNKVEFISLQINKNITVIQRGVVIADSKNPMRCGMKEPVISGSLTQLFTFPSFPDIWKRQMFFIEVPGVLPEAPFIVRVSTPLVQVKETILKISLVIVIAALLSGIAALFFSIRFSKRIVSPIKEMIRVTKEFSRGNFTELIQTRSDNELGELGDTLNFMAARLEKSLQELDDRTTKMEAILRGMVDGVLAVDNTGRILLVNPAAEKMFNISAKNASGRHLIEVIRNYELNEFINASLKKGIVSFKELILLPGEQILRVHVSPFRDYSGKTFGIVAVIRDITELRRLEKVRSDFVANVSHELRTPLTSIKGFVETLLDGAYKDPNLAKRFLNIIDFETGRLYRLINDLLDLSQLETNQVKLNMENVKLPVIIEEIMMIFDVRLKEKNLSFSTHFPENLPEVKADPDWLRQVFINLVDNAVKFTPRNGKIWIEAAEKGNFVEIRVCDTGIGIPKEDIPRLFERFYRVDKARSRQMGGTGLGLSIVKHIIKSLGGEIKVESKVGEGSKFIFLLQKAD
- the pstB gene encoding phosphate ABC transporter ATP-binding protein PstB, with product MENKIYTEGLNLYYGKFQALKGIKMEVKKNKVTALIGPSGCGKSTFLRTLNRMNDLIEDARIEGKIFLDNKNIYDPDVDVVDLRKRVGMVFQKPNPFPMSIYDNVAYGPRIHGDRDKKKLDEIVEKSLRGAALWDEVKDRLRDSALGLSGGQQQRLCIARVLAVEPEVVLMDEPCSALDPISTMKIEELIEQLKENYTIVIVTHNMQQAGRISDYTAFFLTGEIIEFGLTEELFYNPKNKKTEDYITGRFG
- the phoU gene encoding phosphate signaling complex protein PhoU, with protein sequence MISTRPSFDRELQELQQDILRMGSMVEQQIYNAVESLVKKDEKLAKKVIEDDDIVDDMEHQIEDKCVKLIARQHPLAKDLRVIFTGVKIATDLERMSDNSIDIARTTIRLLGQQYIKPLIDIPRMAYLTREMVRTALDAYINQDVEAAQRVCNSDDEIDHLYSQIFRELLVIMMEDPKTISQATQLLFVGRYLERIADHATNLGEWIIYLVTGEKKELNN
- a CDS encoding DUF1614 domain-containing protein, whose amino-acid sequence is MPVGVILLLVIAVLIYFGLLHRVLDRMHMSDKVAFVFIGAMILGTFLPNIPLSPGLSINLGGGVVPIVVAIYLIATSDTGLEKMRAIAASIITGIVIYTAGRLLPAEPGTMFIDPMIAFSILAGIVAYIFGRSRRGAFIAGIFGVVISDIIYALGVTTRPIGTVIGGAGVFDAAIIAGVIGVALCEIVGETRERLQGGTAKADKKPRENPEMASMLVKDEENSSKEGEYSNDEGNN
- the spoIIP gene encoding stage II sporulation protein P, coding for MMKGIIKTIAVSLLFALTLYTFCSMALAEEEKEDGYFTVYEEGTNKKIFATSMIVSIGDQYLDEENNFYEVVKVSGDKAYARFKQKVDIERSLDYPEAKAMAAAAQEDYNTLKAAELKKDRVIAIYHTHSDESYIPTDGTSSIPYKGGIFKVGDSLTAALERKGIKVTHSLKPHDPHDSMAYQRSRRTAMDLLKNGPDALVDVHRDAVPAEEYQGNVNGRPLAKVRLVVGRQNPQMSTINNFAWQLKANADRKYPGLVKGIFYGKGGYNQDLFPHSILIEAGTYTNSRYKAEDGADIMADVLATTIYGPDYQKKVTPGGGTTTQIPGEGGGAARALGWIVGIAIVGVGAYIFISTGGWNELSAKVRRFAGSEFANFLGNIRKIGSSSKKGEDSGKNDNDNDINE